From Chryseobacterium camelliae:
TGGAAACTGCGCCAGCGAAAAGGCATGAACGAATATAAAGCCAAAAGGTTTGTGCGTCAGAGAGACTACTTCGGACCATTGATGCTGAGGCATGGAGATACGGATGGATTGATCGTAGGATTCTCCAAAAATTATACTTCTGTCCTTCGTCCTGTCCTGGAGGTTATAGAAAAAGACAAAGGCGTAGATAAAATTGCTGCCATGATGATGATCCTGTCTGAAAAGAAGCCTATTTTCTTTGCAGATACTTCCATAAATGACAACCCTACGGCTGAAGATCTGGTGAATATTGCTAAAATGGCGGAAATTACCGTAAAGACCTTTGCCATTGAGCCGAGAATTGCCATGTTAGGATATGAAAACTTTGCGGCCATATCAGAAACTTCTAAAAAAGTAGCCAAGGCTGTAAGCATCCTGCATGAAAAATTCCCTAAAATGATTGTGGATGGGGAAATCCAGCCGGATTTTGCCATGAATGCAGACCATTTAAGCGATTATCCATTCTCAAAACTGGGAACCACGCCTGCCAATACCTTCATTTTCCCTAACCTGGAAAGTGCGAACCTTTCCTACAAAATCATCAGAGGGATGAAAGTGGCACAGGTCATAGGCCCGATCCTCATGGGATTAAAGCAGCCGGTTCATGTCCTGCAGATGCGTTCCAGTGTAGATGAAATTGTAAACCTTGCTACGGTGGCTGTTCTGGATGCCCAGCGCAGGGAAAAGAAAGAAACCGGAAAATAAATGGTTTAATTATTTTTCGTAAATGCATATAAAACTCCAATTTTTTTGGAGTTTTTTCTTTTTTACAGGACAATTTTTAGAGAGGATCAGCCTTATGATTTCATTCGTTTGTGAAATGAAAATATAAATTAGTTTAAATTACTATATTTGGGAGTTTTAAAAATTAATAATGATATTTTCTTTACAAGGCCTGGTTCAGGAACTTACGCCAACCTATGCAGTAATTAATGTACAGGGAGTCGGCTATTACATCGGCATCAGCCTGATGACCTCACAGACTTTGACGTTGCGTCAGGAAGCTTTTCTATATACCCAGCAGATCATCCGGGAGGATGCGCACCTGCTTTTCGGTTTTAACACCCGTTCAGAAAAAGAGATGTTTAATCTGTTAATAAGCGTTAACGGAGTGGGAGCTGTCTCTGCCCTTATTTTATTGTCTACGCTCAGCCTGGATGAAATCGCTTCGGCCATCCTTTCTTCCAACAGTGCACTGATCCAGAAAGCAAAGGGGATCGGGGCAAAAACTGCTGAAAGGATTATCGTGGATTTAAAGGATAAAGTCCAAAAATTCAGCAATCCGGAGGAAAATATTTCTACGCTGGCAAATAATAAAGTAAAGGAAGAATCGTTATCTGCATTAGAAGTTTTGGGAATCCCGAAACGAATGAGCGAGAAAATTGCAGACCGTATTATCAAACAAAATCCAGCTGTTTCCGTGGAAGAACTGGTAAAACAAATTTTAAAAAATATTTAACACTTGGTGGCAAAGAATAAGTATCTAAAAATATTCCTGTTCCTATCTTTTTTATGCATTTCCGGCGGCGCCTTTGCACAGCAGGTACGTGATACGGCAATCATTAAAAAGGATTATCAGCTGGCAGACCCAACCCAGTACGAGGCGTACTATGATATAAAAACCGGGATGTATTATGTCTATCCTAAGATAGGCAATACCTTCACGGGGCCGCCTGTAGCCATGTCTCCGGAAGACTATAAGCTGTTTATGCTGGCCAACCAGTCCAGGGCATATTACAAGGAAAAATCAGACCGCTACAGCCTCATGTTCAGGAAAGACAAGGCAGCAGCTGCAAGGAAAGGGCTTATTCCTTCGTTAACTATCAATAACCGTCTTTTTGAAACCATTTTCGGAAGCAATAAAATTGAGATCATCCCTTCCGGATATGCCTCTTTCGATTTTGCCGGATTATACCAGAAGATTGACAACCCGCTGATCCTGCCTCAGAACAGGACCAGCTTTACTTTTGATATTGATCAGAGGATTCAGCTCGGACTATTGGGTAAAGTAGGTGAAAACCTTCAGCTGAAAGCTAATTATGACACGCAGAGCGGATTTGCCTTTGAAAACAGGATGAATCTCGTTTGGCAGTCCAAAGGCAGCTGGAAAGATTTGCAATCCAAAGGACTGGATGACGTTAATAAACCCAGTGCAGGAGGCGAAGATAAAATTATTAAAAGAGTGGAATTCGGGAATGTGAATATGCCACTTTCCACCAGTCTGATCAGGGGGTCGCAATCGTTATTCGGGGTGAAAACCGAATTTCAGCTGGGAAAAACATACGGAACCGTGGTGCTTTCACAGCAGCAGGGTGAAGCAAGGAATATTGTAGTTCAGGGAGGTGGCGTTATGAATACATTCAAATTGAATGCCATAGATTATGAGGATAACCAGCACTACTTTTTAGGGCACTATTTCGTTAACGGTTATGATAATGCGTTGCTGAATTACCCTCAGATCAATTCCAAGATCAATATCACCCGATTAGAAGTTTGGGTTTTGGACCAGGGAAACAGTAACCTGGCGTATCAGAAGAGTATCGTCGGGATCAGGGATCTGGGTGAAGGTGCCTCAGGATTACCGGATAATAGCCAGAGCGGACTTTATCAGGCCGTTTCCACAACGTTGGGAACGAGGGATGCCGGAACAAACTATGCGGATATTCTTCAGGGACAGACTTTCCCGGGCTCTACAGAACCTTATCAGAACGGGGAACAATTTATTTTCAATAAAAAAGCAAGGCGGCTTAATACCAATGAATATATCCTTCAGCCGCAGTTAGGGTATATCTCCCTGAACCAGAGGCTGAATGACGGGCAACTTCTTGCCGTATCTTATTCTTATACCGTAAACGGATCGAATCAGGTATATAAAGTCGGGGAATTCTCAGAAGAGAGCCAAGTACTGGTGACCAAAGTGCTGAGGTCCAACAGTACTGTAAAAACCACATCGCCGATGTGGGACCTGATGATGAAGAATATCTATTCCTTAGATGCAAGCCAGGTAAATCCTGATGGATTCATCCTTAATGTATTGTACAGGGACGCGCAGACCGGAGGTAAAGTAAATTACCTTCCGAATACTTCCGTTCAGGATACCAACCTCCTGAAATTGCTTAACTGGGACCGCCTGAACCTTAACGGTGACTTGCAGACCAATGGCGGAAAAACAGGAGACGGGATTTTCGACTTTGTCAATGGAATTACCATCAGGCCGGAAACCGGTAAGCTGATCTTTACGAAAGTG
This genomic window contains:
- the ruvA gene encoding Holliday junction branch migration protein RuvA; translation: MIFSLQGLVQELTPTYAVINVQGVGYYIGISLMTSQTLTLRQEAFLYTQQIIREDAHLLFGFNTRSEKEMFNLLISVNGVGAVSALILLSTLSLDEIASAILSSNSALIQKAKGIGAKTAERIIVDLKDKVQKFSNPEENISTLANNKVKEESLSALEVLGIPKRMSEKIADRIIKQNPAVSVEELVKQILKNI